Proteins found in one Anopheles aquasalis chromosome 3, idAnoAquaMG_Q_19, whole genome shotgun sequence genomic segment:
- the LOC126577254 gene encoding uncharacterized protein LOC126577254 — MEIALDGSTAPNLRRKSPYLSMAQEKTLEFIETVQQYPSLWMERKRGHRVPKNEAWARIAAEFQQPVEVLKKRWRNLTIQFCANRKNYYSMLAQNRSVDPPVWFAYEAMCFLNEGSRFPKPEVYNEINEMHQSEESSMEHMSPSPPAILPVLSPPATTSSQHQAGPSRKRMNTFQETDLADTLTSLERSLEQVVAVVSKRNKYEGIGQFVADTLAENDGSRIGNAELCSKFFSICALATKKSPRDDIIRGITDRLQQCDDDKFESIKSIIENLLEDDQCHE; from the exons ATGGAAATCGCATTAGATGGTTCTACCGCGCCGAATCTTCGGAGGAAATCTCCTTAC CTCTCAATGGCACAAGAAAAAACCCTGGAATTCATCGAAACAGTCCAACAATACCCCTCTTTGTGGATGGAGCGCAAAAGAGGGCACCGGGTCCCAAAGAATGAGGCGTGGGCGAGAATTGCAGCCGAATTTCAACAGCCGGTCGAAGTTCTCAAAAAGAGATGGCGAAATTTAACGATACAATTCTGTGCAAACCGCAAGAACTATTATTCGATGTTGGCACAGAATCGCTCCGTTG ATCCTCCGGTTTGGTTCGCGTACGAGGCTATGTGCTTCCTGAACGAG GGCAGCCGGTTCCCAAAGCCAGAGGTGTACAATGAAATCAACGAAATGCATCAATCAGAAGAATCCTCGATGGAACATATGTCCCCATCTCCACCTGCAATTCTACCTGTACTCTCGCCTCCAGCCACAACTTCATCACAACACCAGGCTGGGCCTTCTCGCAAGCGTATGAACACGTTTCAAGAAACGGACTTAGCCGATACCTTGACATCGTTGGAAAGATCGCTTGAGCAAGTGGTGGCTGTTGTTTCGAAGAGAAACAAGTATGAGGGCATCGGCCAGTTCGTGGCCGACACTCTGGCAGAAAATGACGGCAGCCGAATTGGTAATGCTGAGTTATGTTCCAAATTTTTTAGCATTTGTGCCCTCGCTACCAAGAAATCTCCTCGTGACGATATCATCCGTGGCATTACCGATAGGTTACAGCAATGTGACGACGACAAATTTGAATCGATAAAAAGTATCATAGAGAATCTGCTTGAAGACGACCAGTGCCATGAATGA
- the LOC126577256 gene encoding adenosine 5'-monophosphoramidase HINT1, with protein MSDEVAKAQAANPEEDTIFGKILRKEIPCSFIYEDDQCVAFNDISPQAPVHFLVIPRKPIAQLSKASAEDGALLGHLMLVGKKLAAEQGLGDGFRVVINDGANGAQSVYHLHLHFLGGRQMKWPPG; from the exons ATGTCCGACGAAGTGGCCAAGGCTCAGGCAGCCAATCCGGAGGAAGACactatttttgggaaaattttaCGCAAAGAAATCCCTTGCTCTTTTATTTACGAAGACGACCAG TGCGTTGCGTTTAACGATATCAGTCCGCAAGCCCCGGTGCACTTTCTGGTGATTCCCCGGAAGCCGATCGCGCAGCTATCGAAGGCATCGGCAGAGGATGGAGCCCTTCTTGGCCATTTGATGCTGGTCGGCAAGAAGCTCGCGGCAGAGCAAGGACTTGGCGATGGGTTCCGTGTGGTCATCAACGACGGAGCAAACGGTGCCCAGTCGGTGTACcatctgcacttgcactttctCGGCGGAAGACAGATGAAATGGCCACCAGGCTAA
- the LOC126577255 gene encoding rab-like protein 3 isoform X2: MSAVDKVRVLVVGDSGVGKTCLTHLIANQEPLTSPGWTVGASVEVKLHEYKEGTASQSTFFVELWDVGGSISHKNTRGVFYNPTHGIILVHDLTNRKSHENLQRWLVEILNKDGKDVLKGNELLLDIDPEQFLGSTQIPILVIGTKLDMMDEAHKQKILNRTSVGSIAEQCGADEICLNCHEARSLAAGTTDSVKLARFFDKVIERKYYSRETGRKYTTNYGGSSMVTGPFGNLPVSGSSAAPSLGTFSYLTSNTVPESSLS; the protein is encoded by the exons ATGTCGGCCGTCGACAAGGTTCGCgtgctggttgttggtgaTTCGG GCGTCGGCAAAACGTGCCTGACTCATCTGATCGCAAACCAGGAACCGCTTACATCGCCCGGATGGACGGTCGGCGCCTCGGTCGAGGTGAAGCTGCACGAGTACAAGGAAGGCACGGCCTCGCAGAGCACGTTCTTCGTCGAGCTGTGGGATGTCGGGGGCTCGATTAGCCACAAAAACACGCGCGGCGTGTTCTACAATCCGACGCACGGCATCATCCTGGTGCACGACCTGACGAACCGAAAGAGCCACGAAAACCTGCAGCGATGGCTCGTCGAGATCCTGAACAAAGACGGCAAGGACGTGCTGAAGGgtaacgagctgctgctcgacatcGATCCGGAACAGTTCCTTGGCTCGACGCAG aTTCCCATACTGGTCATCGGCACCAAGCTGGACATGATGGACGAAGCGCATAAGCAGAAAATCCTCAACCGGACCTCGGTCGGCAGCATAGCGGAGCAGTGCGGTGCGGATGAAATTTGCCTCAATTGTCACGAAGCCCGATCCCTGGCGGCCGGAACGACGGATTCCGTCAAACTGGCCCGGTTCTTTGACAAGGTCATTGAACGGAAGTACTACAGTCGCGAAACGGGACGAAAGTACACGACCAACTACGGCGGTTCTTCGATGGTCACCGGACCGTTCGGGAATCTGCCGGTGTCCGGATCGTCTGCAGCACCCTCGTTGGGCACATTTAGCTATCTCACCTCCAACACGGTGCCAGAATCCAGTTTATCTTAA
- the LOC126577255 gene encoding rab-like protein 3 isoform X1 encodes MSAVDKVRVLVVGDSGVGKTCLTHLIANQEPLTSPGWTVGASVEVKLHEYKEGTASQSTFFVELWDVGGSISHKNTRGVFYNPTHGIILVHDLTNRKSHENLQRWLVEILNKDGKDVLKGNELLLDIDPEQFLGSTQFRNSQIPILVIGTKLDMMDEAHKQKILNRTSVGSIAEQCGADEICLNCHEARSLAAGTTDSVKLARFFDKVIERKYYSRETGRKYTTNYGGSSMVTGPFGNLPVSGSSAAPSLGTFSYLTSNTVPESSLS; translated from the exons ATGTCGGCCGTCGACAAGGTTCGCgtgctggttgttggtgaTTCGG GCGTCGGCAAAACGTGCCTGACTCATCTGATCGCAAACCAGGAACCGCTTACATCGCCCGGATGGACGGTCGGCGCCTCGGTCGAGGTGAAGCTGCACGAGTACAAGGAAGGCACGGCCTCGCAGAGCACGTTCTTCGTCGAGCTGTGGGATGTCGGGGGCTCGATTAGCCACAAAAACACGCGCGGCGTGTTCTACAATCCGACGCACGGCATCATCCTGGTGCACGACCTGACGAACCGAAAGAGCCACGAAAACCTGCAGCGATGGCTCGTCGAGATCCTGAACAAAGACGGCAAGGACGTGCTGAAGGgtaacgagctgctgctcgacatcGATCCGGAACAGTTCCTTGGCTCGACGCAG tttcgaaattcgcagaTTCCCATACTGGTCATCGGCACCAAGCTGGACATGATGGACGAAGCGCATAAGCAGAAAATCCTCAACCGGACCTCGGTCGGCAGCATAGCGGAGCAGTGCGGTGCGGATGAAATTTGCCTCAATTGTCACGAAGCCCGATCCCTGGCGGCCGGAACGACGGATTCCGTCAAACTGGCCCGGTTCTTTGACAAGGTCATTGAACGGAAGTACTACAGTCGCGAAACGGGACGAAAGTACACGACCAACTACGGCGGTTCTTCGATGGTCACCGGACCGTTCGGGAATCTGCCGGTGTCCGGATCGTCTGCAGCACCCTCGTTGGGCACATTTAGCTATCTCACCTCCAACACGGTGCCAGAATCCAGTTTATCTTAA
- the LOC126577252 gene encoding general transcription factor IIE subunit 1: MADQRYVTEIPSSLKQLARLVVRGFYTIEDALVVDMLVRNPCMKEDDICELLKFERKMLRARISILRNDKFLQVRLKMETGPDGKAQKVNYYFINYKTFVNVVKYKLDHMRKRMETEERDATSRASFKCPSCNKTFTDLEADQLYDFNTDEFRCTYCGSAVEEDSSALPKKDSRLLLAKFNEQLQPLYDLLRQVEGIKLAPEILEPEPVDIDTIRGIAKPTTKAPTEQWSGEATRSSGFAVEEARVDITIGDSDTLDTGTQRKDRPVWMTESTVISNDADENSVDAILEKAAFTSTQPSAIGGSGNSNSTTTNVITSARNRRDADDIMSVLLQHEKQSGSNSTNEAVRGLANNNDGNSSDSSVEDRDIDNTEIPTVDIMDSDSDDDMPTVTVAGKPYPLDEINDKLIADMSPQEKETYIQVYQDHFSHIYD, translated from the exons ATGGCCGATCAGCGGTACGTTACCGAGATTCCCAGCAGCCTGAAGCAGCTGGCGCGCCTGGTGGTCCGGGGGTTCTACACGATCGAGGacgcgctggtggtggacatGCTGGTGCGGAATCCGTGCATGAAAGAGGACGACATCTGCGAGCTTCTCAAGTTCGAGCGTAAGATGCTGCGGGCGCGCATCTCGATCCTGCGGAACGACAAATTTCTGCAGGTGCGCCTCAAAATGGAAACGGGCCCGGATGGCAAGGCGCAGAAGGTCAACTACTACTTCATCAACTACAAAACGTTCGTGAACGTCGTCAAGTACAAGCTGGACCACATGCGGAAGCGCATGGAGACGGAGGAGCGCGATGCGACGAGCCGGGCGAGTTTCAAGTGCCCTTCCTGCAACAAAACCTTCACCGATCTCGAGGCCGACCAGCTGTACGACTTCAACACGGACGAGTTCCGCTGCACGTACTGTGGCAGCGCGGTAGAGGAGGACAGCTCGGCCCTGCCGAAGAAGGACTCGAGACTGCTGTTGGCCAAGTTCAACGAACAACTGCAGCCACTGTACGACCTGTTGCGGCAGGTCGAAGGCATTAAGCTGGCGCCCGAGATTCTCGAACCGGAACCTGTAGATATAGACACAATAAGAGG AATcgccaaaccaaccaccaaagcGCCGACGGAGCAGTGGTCCGGGGAAGCAACCCGATCCAGTGGGTTCGCCGTTGAGGAGGCGCGGGTTGATATTACAATCGGTGACAGTGATACGCTGGATACGGGTACCCAGCGCAAGGATCGGCCCGTATGGATGACGGAGTCGACCGTCATTTCCAACGATGCGGACGAGAACTCCGTCGATGCCATTCTAGAGAAGGCTGCCTTCACCTCCACTCAACCGTCGGCGATCGGCGGATCgggcaacagtaacagcacgacgacgaacgtTATTACATCGGCTCGCAACCGGAGAGATGCGGACGATATCATGTCCGTGCTGTTGCAGCACGAGAAGCAAAGTGGGAGCAATTCGACGAACGAGGCGGTACGGGGACTGGCCAACAATAACGATGGTAACTCGAGTGATAGCAGCGTCGAGGATCGCGATATAGACAACACAGAGATCCCGACCGTGGACATCatggattccgattccgacgaCGATATGCCGACGGTAACGGTCGCCGGAAAGCCCTATCCGTTGGATGAGATCAACGACAAGTTAATAGCGGACATGTCGCCTCAGGAGAAGGAAACCTACATACAGGTGTATCAGGATCATTTCAGTCATATTTACGATTAA
- the LOC126577253 gene encoding proline-rich protein PRCC: MSLVSYDYSSGEESEEEKETEAESSPIPSSSIKTTSPPPEASADSDLPAAAVNPLLPLPAPKQATNELDEVEEDDEFLHKKAIPADVPLPTPPPPPPKELAAVKAKLRNGKVQITIPSMKDFENDDGGSAAKKSKVTIGAALPKAATSLLSLLPKPRTVLFAPSSSKPATAAPSSTADAAGPSFLKRLVPDSVANRPRSIPASVAKQSTNGPAGDKPPASGSQKPVKAESSEDEDDGDNDFFSFNKVDALPSVSANEITAMVAKKAAKIAETVRKYTEPEPSHEEDTTARQSTMDQQLPAAATDAQDLANENALAALIGGNRAKRGRVEEVDLIEITSADIVPSKEDFLRRQLQDETGYVPTGHLVGDWKCTSKKKSHITQLASKAQANAQELEAMWAANRQSRRQTQSKYGF; this comes from the coding sequence ATGTCTCTGGTTTCGTACGATTACAGCAGCGGTGAGGAGtctgaggaggagaaggaaacggaagcagAATCATCGCCGAttcctagcagcagcatcaaaactACATCCCCGCCACCGGAAGCATCAGCAGATTCGGATCTCCCAGCAGCCGCCGTGAACCCACTTCTACCACTTCCGGCGCCAAAACAAGCCACCAACGAGCTAGACGAGGTGGAGGAAGATGACGAGTTCCTGCACAAAAAAGCCATTCCAGCGGATGTACCGCTGCCCACAcctccgccacctccaccgaaAGAACTGGCCGCAGTAAAAGCCAAGCTGCGCAACGGTAAGGTACAGATTACCATCCCATCCATGAAGGACTTTGAAAACGACGACGGGGGCAGTGCGGCGAAGAAGAGCAAGGTTACGATAGGTGCTGCCTTACCCAAAGCAGCGACCAGTTTGCTGAGTTTGTTGCCCAAACCGAGGACGGTGCTGTTCGCCCCGTCCTCATCGAAACCGGCAACCGCAGCACCCTCATCGACGGCCGATGCTGCAGGTCCATCGTTCTTGAAGCGGCTCGTACCGGACTCCGTCGCTAATCGACCCCGCAGCATTCCGGCTAGCGTGGCGAAACAGAGCACCAACGGACCAGCCGGAGACAAACCACCGGCGTCCGGGTCTCAAAAACCAGTGAAAGCTGAATCtagcgaggacgaggacgatggtgatAACGATTTCTTTTCGTTCAACAAAGTCGACGCCCTACCGTCGGTCAGTGCGAACGAGATCACGGCaatggtggccaaaaaggcggcCAAGATTGCGGAAACAGTACGCAAGTatacggaaccggaaccaagCCACGAGGAGGATACTACAGCACGACAATCCACAATGGACCAGCAGctaccagcggcagcaacggaTGCACAGGATCTGGCCAATGAAAATGCACTCGCTGCACTGATTGGTGGAAATCGAGCGAAACGTGGACGGGTGGAGGAGGTCGATTTGATTGAGATCACCTCCGCCGACATTGTCCCATCGAAGGAGGACTTCCTGCGACGTCAGCTACAGGATGAGACGGGTTACGTGCCGACGGGCCATCTCGTGGGCGATTGGAAGTGTACCAGCAAGAAGAAATCGCACATCACACAGCTGGCCAGCAAGGCACAGGCGAACGCTCAGGAGCTGGAAGCGATGTGGGCCGCCAACCGGCAATCCCGACGCCAAACGCAGAGTAAATACGGGTTTTAA
- the LOC126577250 gene encoding DDB1- and CUL4-associated factor 8-like, translating to MEESADPSSGAGKDELDDSSPPKRSRSEEAEPETPSTSSGSARSPKESEPSAVPKAKEEEPRNEGEPSADNPAVPVAEAADPAAVRSVARSRSPYWSRQETLQFLIRDVLDQHMENEESEELEESDDDSVQHNAGPLSPSGSSSASDSSSTMSSETDTTSTSRHSYSPSSRSSSSESPMRRSPRASPDRDQAQAAEASTVGSAPKGRNFVKDLEERQRSGVAFRATEANRSYSARLFERRIYSSLYVAKHLTLSHRLRGHRGCVNSLNFNADGTLLASGSDDLRLKLWQWPTGKLLHTVQTGHRQNVFQTKFVDNGCKMRQNLEVLTTGRDGQVRYVLIDNAGKANIDVLFKCNRPIHKIAIPVNTPNSFVTAGEDGKVRMCDLRQGKMETLLDVSFRLYSVATHPLDSQFCITGNDVSVSVYDFRNVREPLKKLRGLRKKKSHASITSAVYNHLGTEIVASYSDENVYLFDNTVNGPLVKPIGCFKDHRNINTIKGISFFGQQSEYIVSGSDCGYTFVWDKKSQTVVNWLRSGPLDVVNCIEPHPEFPIVATSGLSRHVMVWAPKGLIDGQTLPRSKPSDRERQRHFRPSMSPGWTGDMLMDAFNIPPSEESDSDSMRSYDMSYNSEYDGMSPTHPIFQCNPS from the exons ATGGAAGAGTCTGCCGATCCGTCAAGCGGAGCCGGTAAGGACGAGCTGGACGATTCCTCGCCCCCCAAAAGGTCCCGTTCCGAGGAGGCTGAGCCCGAGACTCCGTCGACATCGTCCGGTAGCGCCAGGTCCCCGAAGGAAAG CGAACCGTCCGCCGTGCctaaagcgaaagaagaagaaccacgCAACGAAGGGGAACCAAGTGCTGATAACCCTGCGGTGCCAGTGGCAGAAGCTGCAGATCCTGCCGCTGTCAGATCGGTTGCCCGCTCCAGGTCTCCGTATTGGAGTCGTCAGGAAACGTTACAGTTTTTGATCCGCGATGTCCTGGACCAACACATGGAGAACGAGGAGTCGGAGGAGTTGGAGGAATCCGATGATGATTCGGTGCAGCATAATGCGGGGCCTCTTTCCCCGAGCGGATCCAGCAGTGCTTCCGATAGCTCTTCCACAATGTCTTCCGAGACGGATACGACGTCAACGTCGCGGCATTCCTACTCGCCATCGAGCAGATCATCTTCCAGCGAGTCACCAATGCGTCGATCACCTCG TGCATCACCAGATCGTGATCAAGCTCAAGCGGCAGAGGCCAGTACGGTTGGCAGCGCTCC CAAGGGAAGGAACTTCGTTAAAGACCTCGAGGAACGGCAACGGAGCGGTGTCGCATTTCGGGCCACGGAAGCGAACCGTAGCTATAGTGCTAGGCTCTTCGAGCGCCGCATCTACTCTTCGCTGTACGTGGCGAAGCATCTCACACTATCGCACCGATTGCGCGGCCACAGGGGTTGCGTGAACAGTCTGAACTTTAACGCCGACGGTACGCTGCTGGCGAGTGGGTCCGACGATTTGCGACTGAAGCTGTGGCAGTGGCCAACGGGGAAACTGTTGCACACAGTCCAAACCGGCCATCGGCAGAACGTGTTTCAAACAAAGTTCGTTGACAACGGGTGCAAGATGCGGCAAAACCTGGAAGTCCTAACGACGGGCCGTGACGGTCAGGTGCGCTACGTGCTGATCGATAACGCCGGAAAGGCGAACATCGATGTGCTGTTCAAGTGCAACCGGCCTATCCACAAGATAGCGATACCGGTTAACACACCGAACTCGTTCGTTACCGCCGGTGAAGATGGGAAGGTGCGGATGTGTGATCTGCGCCAGGGGAAGATGGAAACCCTGCTCGACGTATCCTTCCGCCTGTACAGCGTGGCGACGCATCCGTTGGATTCGCAGTTTTGCATCACTGGCAACGATGTGAGCGTGAGCGTGTACGATTTTCGAAATGTACGAGAACCGCTCAAGAAGTTGCGTGGTCTCCGTAAAAAG AAATCACATGCGAGCATAACTTCGGCGGTTTACAACCACCTTGGCACGGAAATCGTGGCCAGCTATAGCGATGAGAATGTCTATCTGTTCGACAACACCGTGAATGGACCGTTGGTGAAGCCGATAGGTTGCTTCAAAGATCATCG aaacatcaacaccatcaaGGGAATCAGCTTCTTCGGGCAGCAGTCAGAGTACATAGTAAGCGGCAGCGACTGTGGTTACACCTTCGTCTGGGACAAAAAGAGCCAAACGGTGGTCAACTGGTTGCGCAGCGGTCCGCTCGATGTGGTCAATTGTATCGAGCCCCATCCAGAGTTTCCGATCGTCGCCACCTCCGGACTATCGCGGCACGTGATGGTGTGGGCACCGAAGGGTCTGATCGATGGTCAAACGTTGCCCCGGAGCAAACCTTCTGACCGAGAGCGTCAACGGCATTTCAGGCCAAGCATGTCGCCGGGCTGGACGGGTGATATGCTAATGGATGCCTTCAACATACCTCCATCCGAAGAGAGCGACAGTGATAGTATGCGCTCGTACGATATGTCTTATAACTCCGAGTACGATGGCATGAGTCCAACCCATCCCATATTCCAGTGCAACCCCTCCTAG
- the LOC126576430 gene encoding tetratricopeptide repeat protein 27, with protein MQTPLFGLEPPSDEDRASRFHGHLLQAEWDAVIGSSTFQDVLEKGANQTEATEKELLHLAIAALLAFVENNFLGPRRADNAPADVELLQQLKVDGEELNVNVERPDCLLVCRRIFHTLTIDKRNTGDEPTLDSRVWYQRYLLIHQRCIDDLTHGLYELFNENAGALETYLEQGSLDVEKKIELALEILLGYVQFKRITKSEYWATKVETWSNVNISVEGLLGVRTKFQQNPLPQLALRANGHDELGLPAASITHGHVVLPTILKLDDEVRLDKIKFLNESQNDDVQLPALIQNIILAKLKFLYVSQPKEQLTMEELNAYVTALVYQHHGPWATRVAVLYLNAANECTHKRTVDRSLRQLEELVQLIDGSGSDKTLAISTLDRLSMAFSSWLIPCWEMKVKLADVMVSLGMIKGALDVYLSVESWENVIDCYTVLELRHKAATIIKQLMEQHGPSVRLYCMLGDATDDTECYRAAWELSGETSARAQRHWGNYYFARKDYATAIGHLRRSIEINSLQEPTLLRLGYAALQLENWEEAAHAYRLYTSLESHGFESWNNLAKAYIKLGEKNRAHKILQEALKCNYNNWMVWENYLLVSVDTRNYEDALNAYERLMELKDKYYDQQVLDLIVRAIVTGESEADGQPCSRLRKKAIKLLGHACAQRTNNGYLYALAAELEDTDLLKRCQKLQNAYRGYTQSNSQWSKVAESCLTVVTLCVDLCEYSLRAFVEGKDEATLFVSLRSQLSSARLTGQGCLRSAKSEDWPACTEPLAQLEELVNKLTVELKSAMEVK; from the exons ATGCAAACTCCTTTGTTCGGATTAGAACCACCATCCGATGAAG ATCGCGCAAGCCGTTTCCACGGGCACCTTTTGCAGGCCGAGTGGGATGCTGTGATAGGATCGTCGACATTCCAGGACGTTCTTGAGAAGGGTGCCAACCAAACTGAGGCCACTGAGAAGGAACTGCTCCATCTCGCCATCGCTGCACTGTTGGCTTttgtggaaaacaattttctcgGACCTCGACGTGCCGATAATGCCCCCGCGGACGTCGAGTTGCTGCAACAGCTTAAGGTGGACGGTGAGGAGTTGAACGTTAATGTGGAGCGACCGGATTGTCTGCTGGTTTGCAGAAGGATCTTTCATACCCTTACCATCGATAAGAGAAACACTGGGGATGAGCCGACGCTGGATTCCCGTGTATGGTATCAACGATATCTGCTCATCCACCAGCGTTGCATCGACGATCTTACACACGGACTGTACGAGCTATTCAATGAGAACGCAGGTGCCCTCGAAACCTATCTAGAGCAAGGATCTCTCGATGTGGAGAAGAAGATCGAGCTCGCTTTGGAGATTCTGCTCGGGTACGTGCAGTTCAAACGAATCACGAAATCGGAGTACTGGGCGACCAAGGTTGAAACGTGGTCCAATGTGAACATTTCCGTCGAAGGATTGCTTGGTGTGCGCACCAAGTTCCAGCAGAATCCCCTTCCTCAGCTAGCATTAAGGGCGAATGGCCACGATGAACTAGGGCTGCCCGCAGCATCGATCACACATGGCCACGTGGTGCTCCCTACGATTCTTAAGCTCGATGATGAGGTGAGACTGGATAAGATAAAATTCTTGAACGAATCCCAGAACGACGATGTCCAGCTACCTGCCCTGATACAAAATATCATCCTGGCTAAACT GAAGTTTCTGTACGTATCACAACCGAAAGAGCAACTGACGATGGAAGAACTGAATGCGTATGTCACGGCACTCGTATACCAGCACCACGGTCCGTGGGCAACGCGTGTGGCCGTCCTGTATCTTAATGCAGCGAACGAATGCACCCATAAACgtacggtcgatcgatcgttgcgaCAACTCGAGGAGCTCGTCCAGCTGATCGATGGCAGTGGAAGTGATAAAACGCTCGCGATCAGTACGCTCGATCGTCTCTCGATGGCGTTCAGCTCCTGGCTGATACCCTGCTGGGAGATGAAGGTAAAGCTGGCCGACGTGATGGTGTCGTTGGGCATGATTAAAGGTGCTCTCGATGTGTACCTGAGCGTTGAAAGCTGGGAAAACGTTATCGACTGTTACACGGTTTTGGAACTGCGCCACAaagcggccaccatcatcaagcagCTAATGGAACAGCACGGTCCTTCCGTACGGCTCTACTGTATGCTTGGTGATGCGACGGATGACACCGAGTGTTACCGGGCCGCTTGGGAACTGTCCGGTGAGACGAGTGCCCGGGCACAGCGTCACTGGGGAAACTACTATTTTGCCCGCAAGGATTATGCAACCGCGATCGGTCACTTGCGACGATCGATTGAGATCAACAGCTTGCAAGAGCCGACTCTGCTGCGCCTGGGGTACGCGGCACTGCAGTTGGAGAACTGGGAAGAGGCAGCCCATGCCTACCGTCTCTATACCTCCCTCGAGAGCCACGGGTTTGAGTCGTGGAATAATCTGGCCAAGGCGTACATTAAACTGGGGGAAAAGAACAGAGCACACAAAATCCTCCAGGAGGCCCTCAAGTGTAACTACAACAATTGGATGGTTTGGGAGAACTATCTGCTGGTGAGCGTCGATACGCGCAACTACGAGGATGCACTGAATGCGTACGAGCGGTTGATGGAGCTGAAGGACAAGTACTACGATCAGCAGGTGCTGGATCTGATAGTTCGCGCCATTGTTACCGGCGAGAGCGAAGCCGATGGTCAACCGTGCAGTCGGCTACGGAAGAAAGCGATCAAGCTGCTCGGGCATGCCTGTGCACAGCGCACCAACAACGGGTATCTGTATGCGCTGGCTGCCGAGTTGGAGGATACGGATCTGCTGAAGCGTTGCCAGAAGCTACAGAACGCGTACCGGGGCTACACCCAGTCAAACAGCCAATGGTCAAAGGTGGCCGAAAGCTGCCTCACCGTCGTCACACTTTGCGTGGATCTATGCGAGTACAGCTTACGGGCCTTTGTGGAAGGGAAGGACGAAGCGACCCTTTTCGTCTCGCTACGTTCGCAGCTCTCGTCGGCTAGGCTTACGGGCCAAGGTTGCCTTCGGTCGGCCAAGTCGGAAGACTGGCCTGCCTGTACTGAACCGTTGGCTCAACTGGAGGAGCTTGTGAACAAGCTTACGGTTGAATTGAAAAGCGCTATGGAGGTCAAATAA